The DNA region CCCCGCTCCGAGCGGGCGGATCTCCACAGCGCCCTCATGCATGCCGGGCATCTTCTCCGCCCATTCGATCGCCTGTTCCAGATTGTCGACCTCGATGACGTAGTAGCCGCCGAGCTGCTCGCGGGTCTCGGCGAACGGGCCGTCGACCGTGCGCGCTTTCCCGCCGGAGAAGCGGACGGTGGTGGCGGTCGAGGTCGGCTTTAGCTCCGCACCGCCGCGCATTGCCCCGGCCTTGTCGAGCGCCTCGCCGTAGCTCGTGTGCTCCGCGTAGATCTTCTCCATCTCTTCGCTGCTCATCGATTCCCAGCCGCTCTCGTCGCCGTAGATCAGAAGGATGTATTTCATGATGAATCTCCTCTCGTCATTTTGTACTACTACGGGATTGACGCACGAGGGGCCGGGGAATCGACATCTGTGGCGAAAAAATCGAAATCCGGTGAAAATTGCCACCGATCCCGTCGTGATCGAGGGAGAGATGGTCGCCGAGTACCAGGCGTTCTATGGGTTCGGCGGCGCTTGATGCTCGTCCCGCGTACGCACGAGAAAATTGCGAAGCCGGATTGAACGAGGCTGACGAAACCGTCTTACCCGATGGATGACGGTACGAACCCGTTCACCGGCGCTTACGCCGGCTGGCGATGATCAGCCCGATGCCACCGCCGATGAGCACTGCGCTGACGGCAGGGTGCACGAGCTCGCGACGCGTCGTTTCCACTCCGAACGAGACCTCTCCGACATCGAAGCCGTGCCGCTCACGCGAGGGGAGTGGAACGAAGAGTGACGTTACACCGAGTATGAGCAGAATCACGCCAATGATGAGCAAGGTGCGCATGAGCCGATATTCTAGGAGCCATTCCCGCACCGAGCAACTGGCTCATCGTCGAATGATCGCCACCGGATGATGCCACCAGATGATGGCAGGACGATCTTCAGCGCTGAGTCCCTGCGGCGGCGATCGATCTCTATATTCTACGGCTCGGGGTTGCGGATCGTAGTTGAATTTATTCGCCATTGGCCCCGGGATATGCGTGGCTGTGCGGCTCCACGGCGCACAATGTTCGGAGGCGGCCCTGACCGGGGCGCATCGGCCACCTGGGCATCCTTTTGAGCTCGGAGGGTCTACGGACAGATCATAACGGCATGTCGGGAACGGCACCCGGCGCCCAGGCCGCGGGATCCAGCGCCGGAGGCGCCCTATAAAGTAGCGCGGGGTGGAGCGGCCGGAGGCCGCGGAACCCCGGGGCACGAGGGCATCCGGGATGTCGAGCCCCGAAGGGGCGACAGGTGCGTCGTCATCGAGATAAGGGCGCACGAGGTGAAGACGCGTTCCTCGCCCGAGGTCTGCGGCTCAGAGATACGCGGGCGGTTTGCGGTTGTACTCTTCCGACTGGCCTCGAGGGACGCTGAGCGTCTTCCAGCTCGGCCCGGCATGGTGTTTTGCGAGCAGAACGATCTGTCCGATGTGAGAGGCGTAGTGAGTCAGCTGGCGGAGGGCCGCCTGGAGAACGGTGAGCGATTCCCCCCGGATCGTCACCTCCCGTTCGAGATCGGCGGCGACGAGCGGGTCGATCGCCTCGAAGAGGAGCCTCCAGCCGCTCTCCCAGCGCCTCATCAGCGACTCCCGCGTGTCGGAATCGGAGAGGACGAACTCGGAGTCACGATCGCGGTCAGGTTTCTCCCCGTCGCTCGTGAGGAAGTCGCTCCATCGCGAGTGCATGTTCCCGGACAGATGCCCGACGAGAATGGCGATGCTGTTTTCCTCGGGAGCGAGCGCCGCGAAGAACGCCGCATCCGTCGTCTGGTCGAGTGCGCTCTCAGCGAGGATCTTCAGCCGGCGGTATTCGCGCGCGAGTGTCGTGACGGGTGATTCGATCGGCATTGTGTGATCTTACCTGCAGACGCTCGAACGAAGTCGAACAGGTGCTGGCGTGCTGTCTGCTAGATGGAACGGAGGAGGAAAAGAAAATGGGACTATTCGGAAGGATCAAAGACAAGATATTCGGACAGTCGGCGGAAAAGCCGGAAGATGCCGGTAAGGCGGGGCCGTCGAGAGTTCAGAAGCGCCAGGGGATCGACACCCCTGGCACCAGCGGTGCGGCAGTTTCGAACATCGGGCCGGGCGCCTCGGGCGGCAGGGTCGACGTGGAGAAATCACTCGACGAGATGGCCAAAAAGAGCTCGCAGGAGCTCGACTGGCGCCATTCGATCGTCGACCTGATGAAGCTCGTCGGGATGGACAGCAGCCTCTCGGAGCGCCGCGAGCTCGCCGACGAGCTCGGGTACGACGGCGACAAGGGAGACACGGCAACGATGAACATCTGGCTTCACAAGCAGGTGATGAAGAAACTGGAGGAGAACGGCGGCCGGGTTCCTCGCGAGTTTCTCGATTGATGCTGGTGCGTAGAATCTTCGGTACTTTCCGCGACGGGGCGGGATAGTTTGGACTGGATATTTTTCAACGGCTGGACGGGGCTGCTGCGGACTCTGATCATCGGAGTGCTCGCCTACGTGAGCCTTCTGATCCTCCTTCGCATCGCCGGCAAACGAACGCTGTCGAAGATGAACGCGTTCGATTTCGTCGTCACCATTGCTCTGGGCTCTACGCTCGCAACCGTCATTCTTTCGAAGGATGTTCCGCTGCTCGAGGGAGCGCTGGCCTTCGCGGTTCTGATCGGGATGCAGTTTCTGATCACGTGGAGCAGTGTTCGCACGAGCTGGGTGCGGCGGGTCGTGACCGGAGAGCCCCACCTCCTTCTGTACCGGGGTGAGGTCCTCGATGAACCGATGCGCGGCACGCGTATCACGAAGGACGAGATTTTGTCGGCGATTCGGAACGCGGGGCTGACTTCGCTCGATGAGGTCGAAGCAGTGGTGCTCGAAACGGACGGCTCGTTCAGCGTGATCCGCCGCAGCAGCGACCCCGGCGACGAGACCCTCGAGGGCGTCGCCATGCCCGATCACCTCGAACAACGGCTGAAGCACTGATCCCGCTTCCGCTAGACTGCGCCGATGATTCCTGCACACGAAGCGCTCGAGAGACTCCGGGAGGGCAATCGCCGCTTCGTCGGCGATGCCCCGGCCCATGATGCCCTCGACAGCGAGACCCGGAGAAGCGAGCTGCTGGAAGGGCAGGAGCCTTTCGCGATCATTCTCGGTTGTTCCGATTCGCGGGTACCGGCCGAGCTCGTCTTCGATCAGGGGCTGGGAGATCTCTTCGTAATCCGAGTCGCGGGAAACATCGTCGCGCCGTCGCAGGTGGGAAGCGTGGAGTTCGCAGCCGAGCAGTTCGGGACGCGTCTGGTCGTCGCAATGGGTCACTCGATGTGTGGCGCGATCGTGGCGACGCTCGAGGAGCTCGAGCGGCCGACGACGGGTCGTTCGACGAACCTCGCTTCGATCGTCGATCGAATCCGCCCGTCGGTCGAAGGCCTTCTGGAAACGTCGCTTCGCAACGATCGGGAGGCGCTGATCCGGCAGGCCGTCAGGGCCAACATTCGCGCGGCCGCCGACCATCTGCGCCACGGCTCTCCGATCCTCGAGCAGCTCATTCTCTCGGAGGGACTCGTCGTGGTCGGTGCCGAATACTCGCTCGAAACCGGCGTCGTGGATTTCTTCGACGGAGTGTGAGCGGTCCCGATCGCCTCCGAGCCCCCGGATACAATCCGCCGGGATGAAGATCGAATTCGGCACGGACGGCTGGCGCGCCGTCATCGCGGAGGGCTTTACATTCGACAGCGTGAAGATCGTCGCGCGTGCCATGGGCGTCGCGGCACGAGCCATGGATTCCCCTCGGGAGGTATCGAGCAACCTTCTCGTCGTCGGCTACGACCGTAGATTCCTCTCCCGGGAGTTTGCGCTCGTCGTCGCGGACGAGCTTGCGGCTTCGGGGTTCGAGGTTGTTCTGTCGAATGCGGCGACGCCGTCGCAAACGGTGTCGCACGCCGTTCGCTTCAAACGCGCGGCCGGTGGCGTCGTGGTGACCGCGAGCCACAATCCTGCGATCTACAACGGACTGAAGTTCAAGGGATGGTACGGAGGCTCGGCTCTTCCCGGGATCTATGATTCGATCGTCTCGGCTCTCGGGACATCGGAAGATCGCGCAGGCGGAGCGGTCCGGGAGACCGACATTCTGGCGGACTATCTCGCCGCGATCCGAGCCCGGCTCGACGTCGAGCTGCTCGAGCAATCGGGAATCCGGATTCTTCACGATCCGATCCATGGAGCTTCTGCCGGTCTGCCCGGAAGAGCCGTCCCCGAAACCGATGTGACGACAGTTCGTGGTGAAGTGAACCCGGGGTTCGGCGGCGTCAATCCCGAGCCGATTCCGAGCAACCTCGATGCTTCGATGGAAACGATGAGGTCGGGAGAGTTCGATCTCGCGATCTGCAACGACGGTGACGCGGACCGGCTCGGGATTCTCGACGAGAGCGGGCGGTTCGTCACACCTCACCAGATCCTCACCCTTCTCGCGCTCGACCTCGTCCGGCGGAAACGAAAGACCGGGGAGATCGTGAAGACCTTCTCGACGACCCGGCAGATCGAGCGGCTCGGCCGGATTCTCGACGTGCCAGTCGTAGAGACCGCGATCGGCTTCAAGCACGTCGTCGATCGGATGCTCACTCACGATGTCCTCATCGGGGGAGAGGAGAGTGGAGGCGTCGGGTTTGGCGACTTCATTCCCGAGCGTGATGGCGTCCTTTCCGGACTGATGGTGGGAGAATGCGTTGCGGCGAACGAAAAGCCGCTCTCCACCCTGATCGCGGAGATGGAGGAGGAGATGGGGCCGAGCCGCTACGGCCGGCGGGACATCAGAACGACCTCCGAGGCCTGCGCTGCTGTGGTCGAGAGCGCGCGAAGCGGGGAGCTCGACGGGAAATTCGGACGCGATTTCGTCGCGCGCGAAGAAATCGACGGGGTTAAGCTCAACTATGCCGACGGAACGTGGATTCTCTTCAGGCGGTCCGGCACCGAGCCGCTGATCCGCATCTACTGCGAGAGCGCGACTCAGGAGCGCGTCGACGAGTGCCTCGAGCAGGCCGCGGAGCTGATGCGCTGAACCGGACCCTGAGTGTCGAGCGCGTCGGGCACAGGAAATGCTGCACAAAAGAGAATGTCGAGTCACGCGGACAGGGACATGGCGGACTGCCCGAACTGCATTCTGGTTGCCGAGGACGATCCGGCGCTTCGAAAGCTGTTGATCAGCTCTCTGCGCCGCGAGGGGTATCGGCTGCATGAAGCGAAGGACGGTCGTGAAGCGCTGAAGGAGATGCGATCTGGTGAGGCGGAGCTCCTGATTCTCGATCTGATGATGCCCAAAGTATCGGGTTGGGAGGTTCTTCGTCGCCGGGCCGAGGATCCCGACTTGCAGCGGATCCCCGTGATCGTGATCAGCGCCGCGAAGGATTCTGCCGTCGCCGAAGTGCTCGATCGGGACATCTGTGCGCTCCTTCCCAAGCCGTTCGACCTCGATGCATTGCACTCCCTGGTGCGGAGCTGTCTG from Acidobacteriota bacterium includes:
- a CDS encoding YciI family protein, whose product is MKYILLIYGDESGWESMSSEEMEKIYAEHTSYGEALDKAGAMRGGAELKPTSTATTVRFSGGKARTVDGPFAETREQLGGYYVIEVDNLEQAIEWAEKMPGMHEGAVEIRPLGAGA
- a CDS encoding DUF1572 domain-containing protein, with product MPIESPVTTLAREYRRLKILAESALDQTTDAAFFAALAPEENSIAILVGHLSGNMHSRWSDFLTSDGEKPDRDRDSEFVLSDSDTRESLMRRWESGWRLLFEAIDPLVAADLEREVTIRGESLTVLQAALRQLTHYASHIGQIVLLAKHHAGPSWKTLSVPRGQSEEYNRKPPAYL
- a CDS encoding DUF3597 domain-containing protein; translated protein: MGLFGRIKDKIFGQSAEKPEDAGKAGPSRVQKRQGIDTPGTSGAAVSNIGPGASGGRVDVEKSLDEMAKKSSQELDWRHSIVDLMKLVGMDSSLSERRELADELGYDGDKGDTATMNIWLHKQVMKKLEENGGRVPREFLD
- a CDS encoding DUF421 domain-containing protein, which translates into the protein MDWIFFNGWTGLLRTLIIGVLAYVSLLILLRIAGKRTLSKMNAFDFVVTIALGSTLATVILSKDVPLLEGALAFAVLIGMQFLITWSSVRTSWVRRVVTGEPHLLLYRGEVLDEPMRGTRITKDEILSAIRNAGLTSLDEVEAVVLETDGSFSVIRRSSDPGDETLEGVAMPDHLEQRLKH
- a CDS encoding carbonic anhydrase; translation: MIPAHEALERLREGNRRFVGDAPAHDALDSETRRSELLEGQEPFAIILGCSDSRVPAELVFDQGLGDLFVIRVAGNIVAPSQVGSVEFAAEQFGTRLVVAMGHSMCGAIVATLEELERPTTGRSTNLASIVDRIRPSVEGLLETSLRNDREALIRQAVRANIRAAADHLRHGSPILEQLILSEGLVVVGAEYSLETGVVDFFDGV
- a CDS encoding phosphoglucomutase/phosphomannomutase family protein — translated: MKIEFGTDGWRAVIAEGFTFDSVKIVARAMGVAARAMDSPREVSSNLLVVGYDRRFLSREFALVVADELAASGFEVVLSNAATPSQTVSHAVRFKRAAGGVVVTASHNPAIYNGLKFKGWYGGSALPGIYDSIVSALGTSEDRAGGAVRETDILADYLAAIRARLDVELLEQSGIRILHDPIHGASAGLPGRAVPETDVTTVRGEVNPGFGGVNPEPIPSNLDASMETMRSGEFDLAICNDGDADRLGILDESGRFVTPHQILTLLALDLVRRKRKTGEIVKTFSTTRQIERLGRILDVPVVETAIGFKHVVDRMLTHDVLIGGEESGGVGFGDFIPERDGVLSGLMVGECVAANEKPLSTLIAEMEEEMGPSRYGRRDIRTTSEACAAVVESARSGELDGKFGRDFVAREEIDGVKLNYADGTWILFRRSGTEPLIRIYCESATQERVDECLEQAAELMR
- a CDS encoding response regulator, whose product is MSSHADRDMADCPNCILVAEDDPALRKLLISSLRREGYRLHEAKDGREALKEMRSGEAELLILDLMMPKVSGWEVLRRRAEDPDLQRIPVIVISAAKDSAVAEVLDRDICALLPKPFDLDALHSLVRSCLTHAHPPRLATS